From Magnolia sinica isolate HGM2019 chromosome 13, MsV1, whole genome shotgun sequence, one genomic window encodes:
- the LOC131222972 gene encoding ultraviolet-B receptor UVR8 isoform X3, translated as MMSFAIDSLGTLWMWGNCPPQGDSSDGEFTFSSSSTPIPIWDFHGHTVVKVACGNEHIVALVSTGETFTGGDLVCYSWGKNNHGQLGLGDRESRTRPQVVETFNEACPWAVYEIACGAFHTVALSIRKVDRDIADASGERECTCWTFGLGENGQLGHGTTNTTSLPQPVDGLPQDAILVSVDCGLFNTCVASADGDVWAWGMEKGLGLCPEASFSGIDAGDALYPSLIPCGEFHGSKFVDPMQVACGAAHTVLVTDNGYKLWAWGRGRSGVLGRGNMMDSFIPCIAMWPPLHKDFEEEKGIEQVDGEEKIEENEFGKVTDMKKRLSSVMEDMQLLQSKLALMERYAGILHACIFGKPFEERDLPSSLRTWGMFTLDKEWESMLESADRGKLIQMQAFYRNMLAGVKDKLMKRRIEELIKECTRS; from the coding sequence ATGATGTCGTTTGCAATTGACAGTCTCGGGACCCTCTGGATGTGGGGAAACTGCCCTCCGCAAGGTGACAGCAGCGATGGAGAGTTCACTTTTAGTAGCAGTTCCACTCCAATACCCATTTGGGATTTCCATGGCCATACTGTTGTTAAGGTGGCATGTGGAAATGAGCACATTGTGGCCCTTGTTAGCACTGGCGAAACATTCACAGGAGGTGACCTTGTGTGCTACTCTTGGGGCAAAAACAACCATGGTCAGTTGGGCCTCGGGGACAGAGAAAGCAGAACTCGCCCTCAAGTTGTCGAGACTTTCAACGAGGCATGCCCTTGGGCAGTTTATGAAATTGCATGTGGGGCGTTCCATACGGTTGCTCTTTCCATAAGGAAGGTAGACAGGGACATTGCGGATGCAtctggagagagagagtgtaCGTGCTGGACATTCGGTCTTGGGGAGAATGGGCAGCTCGGACATGGAACCACCAACACCACATCCTTGCCGCAACCCGTAGATGGATTGCCACAAGATGCCATCCTAGTTTCTGTCGACTGTGGATTATTCAATACATGTGTTGCTTCTGCGGACGGTGATGTATGGGCATGGGGGATGGAGAAGGGTCTCGGCCTATGTCCAGAAGCTAGTTTTAGTGGGATTGACGCAGGGGATGCACTCTATCCTTCATTGATTCCATGTGGTGAATTTCATGGGAGTAAGTTTGTGGACCCTATGCAAGTTGCATGTGGGGCAGCTCATACTGTTCTTGTCACGGATAATGGATATAAGCTTTGGGCTTGGGGTAGGGGCCGGAGCGGTGTTCTTGGAAGAGGTAACATGATGGATAGCTTCATTCCATGTATAGCAATGTGGCCACCTCTCCACAAGGACTTTGAGGAGGAGAAGGGAATAGAACAGGTTGATGGGGAAGAaaagattgaagaaaatgaatTTGGAAAAGTGACGGACATGAAAAAGAGGTTGTCTTCAGTAATGGAGGACATGCAGCTTCTTCAATCGAAGCTGGCTCTCATGGAACGTTATGCTGGCATACTGCATGCTTGTATATTTGGAAAACCTTTTGAGGAGCGGGATCTGCCATCATCGCTGCGGACTTGGGGCATGTTTACTCTTGACAAGGAATGGGAGAGTATGCTAGAGTCAGCGGACCGTGGGAAGCTGATTCAAATGCAAGCGTTTTACCGAAATATGCTTGCAGGAGTGAAGGACAAGCTGATGAAAAGAAGAATAGAGGAGCTGATTAAGGAATGTACACGTTCTTGA
- the LOC131222972 gene encoding ultraviolet-B receptor UVR8 isoform X1, which produces MSDSGSLSQKIVGIATGEAHTLALTGDGSVYSWGRGTFGRLGTGKESDELFPVRVGFDSSKKERVSAEDGARERPRFVGVAAGAYHSLALEDDGSVWSWGYNTYGQLGLTVEKSSTPCFLERFLELGVPGSLTEESNSDSKTPLKVCSIKAGGMMSFAIDSLGTLWMWGNCPPQGDSSDGEFTFSSSSTPIPIWDFHGHTVVKVACGNEHIVALVSTGETFTGGDLVCYSWGKNNHGQLGLGDRESRTRPQVVETFNEACPWAVYEIACGAFHTVALSIRKVDRDIADASGERECTCWTFGLGENGQLGHGTTNTTSLPQPVDGLPQDAILVSVDCGLFNTCVASADGDVWAWGMEKGLGLCPEASFSGIDAGDALYPSLIPCGEFHGSKFVDPMQVACGAAHTVLVTDNGYKLWAWGRGRSGVLGRGNMMDSFIPCIAMWPPLHKDFEEEKGIEQVDGEEKIEENEFGKVTDMKKRLSSVMEDMQLLQSKLALMERYAGILHACIFGKPFEERDLPSSLRTWGMFTLDKEWESMLESADRGKLIQMQAFYRNMLAGVKDKLMKRRIEELIKECTRS; this is translated from the exons ATGTCAGATTCCGGCAGTTTGTCTCAGAAAATCGTCGGAATCGCTACCGGAGAAGCCCATACTCTCGCTCTTACCG GAGATGGGAGCGTATATTCATGGGGAAGAGGGACATTCGGGCGTCTTGGAACCGGAAAGGAATCGGACGAGCTTTTCCCGGTTCGAGTCGGGTTTGATAGTTCAAAGAAGGAAAGGGTTTCAGCTGAGGATGGCGCGAGAGAGAGGCCGAGGTTTGTAGGAGTTGCTGCTGGTGCTTACCACAGCCTCGCTTTGGAAG ATGATGGATCGGTTTGGTCGTGGGGTTACAATACCT ACGGTCAGCTTGGTCTCACCGTGGAGAAATCTTCAACTCCCTGTTTCTTAGAGCGGTTCCTTGAGTTGGGAGTTCCTGGTTCATTGACAGAAGAATCAAACTCTGACAGTAAAACACCATTGAAG GTTTGTTCTATAAAAGCCGGAGGAATGATGTCGTTTGCAATTGACAGTCTCGGGACCCTCTGGATGTGGGGAAACTGCCCTCCGCAAGGTGACAGCAGCGATGGAGAGTTCACTTTTAGTAGCAGTTCCACTCCAATACCCATTTGGGATTTCCATGGCCATACTGTTGTTAAGGTGGCATGTGGAAATGAGCACATTGTGGCCCTTGTTAGCACTGGCGAAACATTCACAGGAGGTGACCTTGTGTGCTACTCTTGGGGCAAAAACAACCATGGTCAGTTGGGCCTCGGGGACAGAGAAAGCAGAACTCGCCCTCAAGTTGTCGAGACTTTCAACGAGGCATGCCCTTGGGCAGTTTATGAAATTGCATGTGGGGCGTTCCATACGGTTGCTCTTTCCATAAGGAAGGTAGACAGGGACATTGCGGATGCAtctggagagagagagtgtaCGTGCTGGACATTCGGTCTTGGGGAGAATGGGCAGCTCGGACATGGAACCACCAACACCACATCCTTGCCGCAACCCGTAGATGGATTGCCACAAGATGCCATCCTAGTTTCTGTCGACTGTGGATTATTCAATACATGTGTTGCTTCTGCGGACGGTGATGTATGGGCATGGGGGATGGAGAAGGGTCTCGGCCTATGTCCAGAAGCTAGTTTTAGTGGGATTGACGCAGGGGATGCACTCTATCCTTCATTGATTCCATGTGGTGAATTTCATGGGAGTAAGTTTGTGGACCCTATGCAAGTTGCATGTGGGGCAGCTCATACTGTTCTTGTCACGGATAATGGATATAAGCTTTGGGCTTGGGGTAGGGGCCGGAGCGGTGTTCTTGGAAGAGGTAACATGATGGATAGCTTCATTCCATGTATAGCAATGTGGCCACCTCTCCACAAGGACTTTGAGGAGGAGAAGGGAATAGAACAGGTTGATGGGGAAGAaaagattgaagaaaatgaatTTGGAAAAGTGACGGACATGAAAAAGAGGTTGTCTTCAGTAATGGAGGACATGCAGCTTCTTCAATCGAAGCTGGCTCTCATGGAACGTTATGCTGGCATACTGCATGCTTGTATATTTGGAAAACCTTTTGAGGAGCGGGATCTGCCATCATCGCTGCGGACTTGGGGCATGTTTACTCTTGACAAGGAATGGGAGAGTATGCTAGAGTCAGCGGACCGTGGGAAGCTGATTCAAATGCAAGCGTTTTACCGAAATATGCTTGCAGGAGTGAAGGACAAGCTGATGAAAAGAAGAATAGAGGAGCTGATTAAGGAATGTACACGTTCTTGA
- the LOC131222972 gene encoding ultraviolet-B receptor UVR8 isoform X2 has protein sequence MMDRFGRGVTIPLGLTVEKSSTPCFLERFLELGVPGSLTEESNSDSKTPLKVCSIKAGGMMSFAIDSLGTLWMWGNCPPQGDSSDGEFTFSSSSTPIPIWDFHGHTVVKVACGNEHIVALVSTGETFTGGDLVCYSWGKNNHGQLGLGDRESRTRPQVVETFNEACPWAVYEIACGAFHTVALSIRKVDRDIADASGERECTCWTFGLGENGQLGHGTTNTTSLPQPVDGLPQDAILVSVDCGLFNTCVASADGDVWAWGMEKGLGLCPEASFSGIDAGDALYPSLIPCGEFHGSKFVDPMQVACGAAHTVLVTDNGYKLWAWGRGRSGVLGRGNMMDSFIPCIAMWPPLHKDFEEEKGIEQVDGEEKIEENEFGKVTDMKKRLSSVMEDMQLLQSKLALMERYAGILHACIFGKPFEERDLPSSLRTWGMFTLDKEWESMLESADRGKLIQMQAFYRNMLAGVKDKLMKRRIEELIKECTRS, from the exons ATGATGGATCGGTTTGGTCGTGGGGTTACAATACCT CTTGGTCTCACCGTGGAGAAATCTTCAACTCCCTGTTTCTTAGAGCGGTTCCTTGAGTTGGGAGTTCCTGGTTCATTGACAGAAGAATCAAACTCTGACAGTAAAACACCATTGAAG GTTTGTTCTATAAAAGCCGGAGGAATGATGTCGTTTGCAATTGACAGTCTCGGGACCCTCTGGATGTGGGGAAACTGCCCTCCGCAAGGTGACAGCAGCGATGGAGAGTTCACTTTTAGTAGCAGTTCCACTCCAATACCCATTTGGGATTTCCATGGCCATACTGTTGTTAAGGTGGCATGTGGAAATGAGCACATTGTGGCCCTTGTTAGCACTGGCGAAACATTCACAGGAGGTGACCTTGTGTGCTACTCTTGGGGCAAAAACAACCATGGTCAGTTGGGCCTCGGGGACAGAGAAAGCAGAACTCGCCCTCAAGTTGTCGAGACTTTCAACGAGGCATGCCCTTGGGCAGTTTATGAAATTGCATGTGGGGCGTTCCATACGGTTGCTCTTTCCATAAGGAAGGTAGACAGGGACATTGCGGATGCAtctggagagagagagtgtaCGTGCTGGACATTCGGTCTTGGGGAGAATGGGCAGCTCGGACATGGAACCACCAACACCACATCCTTGCCGCAACCCGTAGATGGATTGCCACAAGATGCCATCCTAGTTTCTGTCGACTGTGGATTATTCAATACATGTGTTGCTTCTGCGGACGGTGATGTATGGGCATGGGGGATGGAGAAGGGTCTCGGCCTATGTCCAGAAGCTAGTTTTAGTGGGATTGACGCAGGGGATGCACTCTATCCTTCATTGATTCCATGTGGTGAATTTCATGGGAGTAAGTTTGTGGACCCTATGCAAGTTGCATGTGGGGCAGCTCATACTGTTCTTGTCACGGATAATGGATATAAGCTTTGGGCTTGGGGTAGGGGCCGGAGCGGTGTTCTTGGAAGAGGTAACATGATGGATAGCTTCATTCCATGTATAGCAATGTGGCCACCTCTCCACAAGGACTTTGAGGAGGAGAAGGGAATAGAACAGGTTGATGGGGAAGAaaagattgaagaaaatgaatTTGGAAAAGTGACGGACATGAAAAAGAGGTTGTCTTCAGTAATGGAGGACATGCAGCTTCTTCAATCGAAGCTGGCTCTCATGGAACGTTATGCTGGCATACTGCATGCTTGTATATTTGGAAAACCTTTTGAGGAGCGGGATCTGCCATCATCGCTGCGGACTTGGGGCATGTTTACTCTTGACAAGGAATGGGAGAGTATGCTAGAGTCAGCGGACCGTGGGAAGCTGATTCAAATGCAAGCGTTTTACCGAAATATGCTTGCAGGAGTGAAGGACAAGCTGATGAAAAGAAGAATAGAGGAGCTGATTAAGGAATGTACACGTTCTTGA